The Glycine soja cultivar W05 chromosome 6, ASM419377v2, whole genome shotgun sequence genome has a window encoding:
- the LOC114414949 gene encoding uncharacterized protein LOC114414949 → MVNDDEWVRAAMEDDTVVVELLLRLKQGTVLHKSHHQQLLPFSWGVKQPRSRSRLTSAAVSRCDAAVSTRCSPTTPLSWSAGADSYEDSSRHHHHHAAVSKATATSGYTGNSASTKRCRRKKTFAELKEEESSLLKESIYLKKEIASVNANFEAQRAKNESLKRMKLDVGSKYQNNPSSTSVEPQRLPAGQPHQRIVVSTEALIRPIQEDTHSLASESRPNRIKSTGESFFLIPDLNMVPSEDVSCTDALCGMS, encoded by the exons ATGGTGAACGACGACGAGTGGGTGCGTGCGGCGATGGAGGATGACACCGTTGTGGTGGAGCTTCTGCTACGCCTCAAGCAAGGTACCGTTTTACACAAATCTCACCACCAGCAGCTTTTACCTTTCTCCTGGGGAGTCAAACAGCCGCGCTCAAGATCAAGGCTAACCTCCGCCGCCGTCTCCCGATGCGACGCCGCCGTTTCCACCAGATGCAGCCCCACCACGCCCCTCTCTTGGAGCGCCGGCGCCGACAGTTACGAAGACTCCAgccgccaccaccaccatcacgcCGCCGTATCCAAG GCTACTGCTACAAGTGGATACACTGGCAACTCTGCTTCTACCAAGaggtgcagaagaaaaaag ACCTTTGCAGAATTAAAGGAAGAGGAGAGCTCCCTGCTAAAGGAAAGCATATATCTGAAAAAG GAAATAGCGTCTGTAAATGCAAACTTTGAGGCACAGAGAGCTAAAAATGAGAGTCTGAAGAGAATGAAG CTTGATGTGGGATCAAAATATCAGAACAATCCAAGTTCAACATCTGTTGAACCGCAGCGTCTGCCTGCTGGTCAACCCCATCAGAGAATAGTGGTATCTACGGAGGCCCTCATACGTCCCATTCAAGAAGATACTCATTCACTTGCATCAGAATCTAGGCCAAACAGGATAAAATCAACCGGGGAAAGTTTTTTCTTGATACCAGATCTAAATATGGTGCCGTCCGAGGATGTTTCTTGCACTGACGCTCTATGTGGAATGAGTTGA
- the LOC114414950 gene encoding homeobox protein knotted-1-like 3 isoform X2, with translation MAYHNPQDLPLHHFTDQQQHHNHTLPHNSLLSDPASKPASDPHQPAPNWLNNALLRTDYTHTTTTTTTNTAANNSNNSTNFLNLHTSASDSGQWQARPILNRNHSEVIDDVAGAGAESGDLKGETAPVDGLLNWQNARLKAEILTHPLYEQLLSAHVACLRIATPVDQLPRIDAQLAQSQNVVAKYSAFGQAIVGDDKELDQFLSHYVLLLCSFKEQLQQHVRVHAMEAVMACWEIEQSLQSLTGVSPGEGTGATMSDDEDEQVDSDANLFDGALDGPDSMGFGPLIPTENERSLMERVRHELKHELKQGYKDKIVDIREEILRKRRAGKLPGDTTSVLKAWWQSHSKWPYPTEEDKARLVQETGLQLKQINNWFINQRKRNWHSSPSTSTVLKSKRKSNAGLNSADQYT, from the exons ATGGCGTACCATAACCCCCAAGACCTTCCACTTCACCATTTCACTGACCAACAACAACACCATAACCATACTCTCCCTCACAACTCCTTGCTCTCCGACCCTGCCTCCAAACCTGCCTCCGATCCTCACCAACCCGCGCCAAATTGGCTCAACAACGCCCTTCTCCGAACGGACTACACccacaccaccaccaccaccaccaccaacaccGCTGctaacaacagcaacaacagcaCCAACTTCCTCAACCTCCACACTTCCGCTTCCGACTCCGGCCAATGGCAGGCCCGCCCGATCCTTAACCGCAACCACAGCGAGGTCATCGATGACGTGGCCGGCGCAGGCGCCGAATCCGGAGATTTGAAGGGAGAGACGGCGCCGGTGGACGGCCTCTTGAACTGGCAGAATGCGAGATTGAAGGCGGAGATTTTAACGCATCCTCTGTACGAACAGCTTCTGTCGGCACACGTGGCGTGCTTGCGGATCGCCACGCCGGTCGACCAGTTGCCCAGGATCGACGCTCAGCTCGCACAGTCCCAGAATGTGGTCGCCAAGTACTCTGCCTTCGGACAAGCCATCGTTGGCGACGATAAAGAACTCGATCAGTTCTtg TCCCACTATGTTCTGTTGCTCTGTTCTTTCAAAGAACAACTTCAACAGCATGTCCGGGTCCATGCAATGGAAGCAGTCATGGCTTGTTGGGAGATCGAGCAATCCTTACAAAGTTTAACAG GAGTTTCACCCGGGGAAGGTACGGGAGCAACAATGTCTGATGACGAAGATGAGCAAGTAGATAGTGATGCCAATctgtttgatggtgctttggatGGTCCTGATAGCATGGGATTCGGTCCTCTTATTCCCACAGAGAATGAGAGGTCCCTCATGGAACGTGTAAGACATGAATTGAAGCACGAATTGAAACAG gGTTATAAAGATAAAATCGTGGACATAAGAGAGGAAATTTTACGTAAGAGACGAGCTGGGAAACTTCCTGGTGACACGACCTCTGTCCTTAAAGCTTGGTGGCAATCACATTCCAAGTGGCCTTATCCTACG GAGGAGGATAAGGCACGGTTGGTGCAGGAAACGGGTTTGCAGTTAAAGCAGATCAATAATTGGTTTATCAATCAAAGGAAGAGGAACTGGCATAGCAGTCCCTCAACTTCTACTGTTTTGAAGAGCAAGCGCAAAAG TAATGCAGGTCTTAATAGTGCTGATCAGTACACGTAA
- the LOC114414950 gene encoding homeobox protein knotted-1-like 3 isoform X1, producing the protein MAYHNPQDLPLHHFTDQQQHHNHTLPHNSLLSDPASKPASDPHQPAPNWLNNALLRTDYTHTTTTTTTNTAANNSNNSTNFLNLHTSASDSGQWQARPILNRNHSEVIDDVAGAGAESGDLKGETAPVDGLLNWQNARLKAEILTHPLYEQLLSAHVACLRIATPVDQLPRIDAQLAQSQNVVAKYSAFGQAIVGDDKELDQFLSHYVLLLCSFKEQLQQHVRVHAMEAVMACWEIEQSLQSLTGVSPGEGTGATMSDDEDEQVDSDANLFDGALDGPDSMGFGPLIPTENERSLMERVRHELKHELKQGYKDKIVDIREEILRKRRAGKLPGDTTSVLKAWWQSHSKWPYPTEEDKARLVQETGLQLKQINNWFINQRKRNWHSSPSTSTVLKSKRKRSNAGLNSADQYT; encoded by the exons ATGGCGTACCATAACCCCCAAGACCTTCCACTTCACCATTTCACTGACCAACAACAACACCATAACCATACTCTCCCTCACAACTCCTTGCTCTCCGACCCTGCCTCCAAACCTGCCTCCGATCCTCACCAACCCGCGCCAAATTGGCTCAACAACGCCCTTCTCCGAACGGACTACACccacaccaccaccaccaccaccaccaacaccGCTGctaacaacagcaacaacagcaCCAACTTCCTCAACCTCCACACTTCCGCTTCCGACTCCGGCCAATGGCAGGCCCGCCCGATCCTTAACCGCAACCACAGCGAGGTCATCGATGACGTGGCCGGCGCAGGCGCCGAATCCGGAGATTTGAAGGGAGAGACGGCGCCGGTGGACGGCCTCTTGAACTGGCAGAATGCGAGATTGAAGGCGGAGATTTTAACGCATCCTCTGTACGAACAGCTTCTGTCGGCACACGTGGCGTGCTTGCGGATCGCCACGCCGGTCGACCAGTTGCCCAGGATCGACGCTCAGCTCGCACAGTCCCAGAATGTGGTCGCCAAGTACTCTGCCTTCGGACAAGCCATCGTTGGCGACGATAAAGAACTCGATCAGTTCTtg TCCCACTATGTTCTGTTGCTCTGTTCTTTCAAAGAACAACTTCAACAGCATGTCCGGGTCCATGCAATGGAAGCAGTCATGGCTTGTTGGGAGATCGAGCAATCCTTACAAAGTTTAACAG GAGTTTCACCCGGGGAAGGTACGGGAGCAACAATGTCTGATGACGAAGATGAGCAAGTAGATAGTGATGCCAATctgtttgatggtgctttggatGGTCCTGATAGCATGGGATTCGGTCCTCTTATTCCCACAGAGAATGAGAGGTCCCTCATGGAACGTGTAAGACATGAATTGAAGCACGAATTGAAACAG gGTTATAAAGATAAAATCGTGGACATAAGAGAGGAAATTTTACGTAAGAGACGAGCTGGGAAACTTCCTGGTGACACGACCTCTGTCCTTAAAGCTTGGTGGCAATCACATTCCAAGTGGCCTTATCCTACG GAGGAGGATAAGGCACGGTTGGTGCAGGAAACGGGTTTGCAGTTAAAGCAGATCAATAATTGGTTTATCAATCAAAGGAAGAGGAACTGGCATAGCAGTCCCTCAACTTCTACTGTTTTGAAGAGCAAGCGCAAAAG AAGTAATGCAGGTCTTAATAGTGCTGATCAGTACACGTAA
- the LOC114414950 gene encoding homeobox protein knotted-1-like 3 isoform X4, with product MAYHNPQDLPLHHFTDQQQHHNHTLPHNSLLSDPASKPASDPHQPAPNWLNNALLRTDYTHTTTTTTTNTAANNSNNSTNFLNLHTSASDSGQWQARPILNRNHSEVIDDVAGAGAESGDLKGETAPVDGLLNWQNARLKAEILTHPLYEQLLSAHVACLRIATPVDQLPRIDAQLAQSQNVVAKYSAFGQAIVGDDKELDQFLSHYVLLLCSFKEQLQQHVRVHAMEAVMACWEIEQSLQSLTGVSPGEGTGATMSDDEDEQVDSDANLFDGALDGPDSMGFGPLIPTENERSLMERVRHELKHELKQGYKDKIVDIREEILRKRRAGKLPGDTTSVLKAWWQSHSKWPYPTEEDKARLVQETGLQLKQINNWFINQRKRNWHSSPSTSTVLKSKRKRS from the exons ATGGCGTACCATAACCCCCAAGACCTTCCACTTCACCATTTCACTGACCAACAACAACACCATAACCATACTCTCCCTCACAACTCCTTGCTCTCCGACCCTGCCTCCAAACCTGCCTCCGATCCTCACCAACCCGCGCCAAATTGGCTCAACAACGCCCTTCTCCGAACGGACTACACccacaccaccaccaccaccaccaccaacaccGCTGctaacaacagcaacaacagcaCCAACTTCCTCAACCTCCACACTTCCGCTTCCGACTCCGGCCAATGGCAGGCCCGCCCGATCCTTAACCGCAACCACAGCGAGGTCATCGATGACGTGGCCGGCGCAGGCGCCGAATCCGGAGATTTGAAGGGAGAGACGGCGCCGGTGGACGGCCTCTTGAACTGGCAGAATGCGAGATTGAAGGCGGAGATTTTAACGCATCCTCTGTACGAACAGCTTCTGTCGGCACACGTGGCGTGCTTGCGGATCGCCACGCCGGTCGACCAGTTGCCCAGGATCGACGCTCAGCTCGCACAGTCCCAGAATGTGGTCGCCAAGTACTCTGCCTTCGGACAAGCCATCGTTGGCGACGATAAAGAACTCGATCAGTTCTtg TCCCACTATGTTCTGTTGCTCTGTTCTTTCAAAGAACAACTTCAACAGCATGTCCGGGTCCATGCAATGGAAGCAGTCATGGCTTGTTGGGAGATCGAGCAATCCTTACAAAGTTTAACAG GAGTTTCACCCGGGGAAGGTACGGGAGCAACAATGTCTGATGACGAAGATGAGCAAGTAGATAGTGATGCCAATctgtttgatggtgctttggatGGTCCTGATAGCATGGGATTCGGTCCTCTTATTCCCACAGAGAATGAGAGGTCCCTCATGGAACGTGTAAGACATGAATTGAAGCACGAATTGAAACAG gGTTATAAAGATAAAATCGTGGACATAAGAGAGGAAATTTTACGTAAGAGACGAGCTGGGAAACTTCCTGGTGACACGACCTCTGTCCTTAAAGCTTGGTGGCAATCACATTCCAAGTGGCCTTATCCTACG GAGGAGGATAAGGCACGGTTGGTGCAGGAAACGGGTTTGCAGTTAAAGCAGATCAATAATTGGTTTATCAATCAAAGGAAGAGGAACTGGCATAGCAGTCCCTCAACTTCTACTGTTTTGAAGAGCAAGCGCAAAAG GTCTTAA
- the LOC114414950 gene encoding homeobox protein knotted-1-like 3 isoform X3, translated as MAYHNPQDLPLHHFTDQQQHHNHTLPHNSLLSDPASKPASDPHQPAPNWLNNALLRTDYTHTTTTTTTNTAANNSNNSTNFLNLHTSASDSGQWQARPILNRNHSEVIDDVAGAGAESGDLKGETAPVDGLLNWQNARLKAEILTHPLYEQLLSAHVACLRIATPVDQLPRIDAQLAQSQNVVAKYSAFGQAIVGDDKELDQFLSHYVLLLCSFKEQLQQHVRVHAMEAVMACWEIEQSLQSLTGVSPGEGTGATMSDDEDEQVDSDANLFDGALDGPDSMGFGPLIPTENERSLMERVRHELKHELKQGYKDKIVDIREEILRKRRAGKLPGDTTSVLKAWWQSHSKWPYPTEEDKARLVQETGLQLKQINNWFINQRKRNWHSSPSTSTVLKSKRKRYSY; from the exons ATGGCGTACCATAACCCCCAAGACCTTCCACTTCACCATTTCACTGACCAACAACAACACCATAACCATACTCTCCCTCACAACTCCTTGCTCTCCGACCCTGCCTCCAAACCTGCCTCCGATCCTCACCAACCCGCGCCAAATTGGCTCAACAACGCCCTTCTCCGAACGGACTACACccacaccaccaccaccaccaccaccaacaccGCTGctaacaacagcaacaacagcaCCAACTTCCTCAACCTCCACACTTCCGCTTCCGACTCCGGCCAATGGCAGGCCCGCCCGATCCTTAACCGCAACCACAGCGAGGTCATCGATGACGTGGCCGGCGCAGGCGCCGAATCCGGAGATTTGAAGGGAGAGACGGCGCCGGTGGACGGCCTCTTGAACTGGCAGAATGCGAGATTGAAGGCGGAGATTTTAACGCATCCTCTGTACGAACAGCTTCTGTCGGCACACGTGGCGTGCTTGCGGATCGCCACGCCGGTCGACCAGTTGCCCAGGATCGACGCTCAGCTCGCACAGTCCCAGAATGTGGTCGCCAAGTACTCTGCCTTCGGACAAGCCATCGTTGGCGACGATAAAGAACTCGATCAGTTCTtg TCCCACTATGTTCTGTTGCTCTGTTCTTTCAAAGAACAACTTCAACAGCATGTCCGGGTCCATGCAATGGAAGCAGTCATGGCTTGTTGGGAGATCGAGCAATCCTTACAAAGTTTAACAG GAGTTTCACCCGGGGAAGGTACGGGAGCAACAATGTCTGATGACGAAGATGAGCAAGTAGATAGTGATGCCAATctgtttgatggtgctttggatGGTCCTGATAGCATGGGATTCGGTCCTCTTATTCCCACAGAGAATGAGAGGTCCCTCATGGAACGTGTAAGACATGAATTGAAGCACGAATTGAAACAG gGTTATAAAGATAAAATCGTGGACATAAGAGAGGAAATTTTACGTAAGAGACGAGCTGGGAAACTTCCTGGTGACACGACCTCTGTCCTTAAAGCTTGGTGGCAATCACATTCCAAGTGGCCTTATCCTACG GAGGAGGATAAGGCACGGTTGGTGCAGGAAACGGGTTTGCAGTTAAAGCAGATCAATAATTGGTTTATCAATCAAAGGAAGAGGAACTGGCATAGCAGTCCCTCAACTTCTACTGTTTTGAAGAGCAAGCGCAAAAGGTATTCATATTAA